From the genome of Rhizobium binae, one region includes:
- a CDS encoding DUF917 domain-containing protein: MGRILVEKDVEAAVKGGSVYAAGGGGWADHGRMLGLAAVNVGKPELVSIDELKDEDWIATAAAIGAPASTTPWEMQGIDYVKAVQLLQEALGEKLSGLMIGQNGKSSTLNGWLPSAILGTKVVDAVGDIRAHPTGDMGSIGMAGSPEPMVQTAVGGNRAENRYIELVVKGATAKISPVLRAAADQSGGFIASCRNPLRASYVRSHAALGGISMALALGEAIIAAEKGGGAAVIDAICKTTGGHILAEGVISRKDVVYTREAFDIGTVIVGSGAKSVTVHVMNEYMAVDDADGGRLATFPAVITTLSQEGEPLSVGQLQEGMSVFILHVPKDIIPLSASVLDPTVYPVVEKAMGIEIARYALETKA; the protein is encoded by the coding sequence ATGGGACGCATACTGGTTGAGAAGGATGTTGAAGCCGCTGTCAAGGGCGGCTCCGTCTATGCCGCCGGCGGCGGTGGCTGGGCCGATCACGGGCGGATGCTTGGGCTGGCGGCCGTCAATGTCGGGAAACCGGAGCTGGTCTCGATCGACGAACTAAAGGACGAGGACTGGATCGCGACGGCCGCCGCCATCGGCGCGCCGGCCTCCACCACGCCCTGGGAAATGCAGGGCATCGACTATGTGAAGGCCGTGCAGCTCTTGCAGGAGGCGCTGGGCGAGAAGCTTTCCGGGCTGATGATAGGCCAGAACGGCAAATCCTCGACGCTGAACGGCTGGCTGCCCTCGGCGATCCTCGGCACCAAGGTGGTCGATGCAGTCGGCGATATCCGCGCCCATCCGACCGGCGACATGGGCTCGATCGGCATGGCCGGCTCGCCCGAGCCAATGGTCCAGACGGCGGTCGGCGGCAATCGCGCCGAGAACCGCTATATCGAACTGGTGGTGAAGGGGGCAACGGCGAAGATCTCGCCGGTGCTGCGTGCCGCCGCCGATCAATCCGGCGGCTTCATCGCCAGCTGCCGCAACCCGCTGCGCGCTTCCTATGTCCGCAGCCATGCCGCACTCGGCGGCATCTCGATGGCGCTTGCGCTCGGAGAGGCGATCATCGCGGCGGAGAAGGGCGGCGGAGCTGCCGTCATTGACGCGATCTGCAAGACGACGGGCGGACATATCCTCGCCGAGGGCGTCATATCTAGAAAGGACGTCGTCTACACCAGGGAAGCCTTCGACATCGGCACGGTCATCGTCGGTTCCGGCGCAAAATCGGTGACGGTGCATGTAATGAACGAATATATGGCCGTGGACGACGCCGATGGCGGCCGGCTTGCCACCTTCCCCGCCGTGATCACCACGCTGTCTCAGGAGGGCGAGCCGCTCAGCGTCGGGCAGCTGCAGGAAGGCATGTCCGTCTTCATCTTGCATGTGCCGAAGGACATCATCCCGCTGTCGGCAAGCGTGCTCGATCCCACCGTCTATCCCGTCGTCGAAAAAGCGATGGGCATCGAGATCGCCCGCTATGCGCTGGAAACGAAGGCCTGA
- a CDS encoding TfoX/Sxy family protein: protein MTRDPGLEELLREELGDRPGLTEKSMFGGRAFLLNGNLLCGARSDGMLIRLGRSNDGWALALPGVIQMLSGERIMQGWVRATAEVYGDDALRRRLLDGALAYVESLPGK, encoded by the coding sequence ATGACGCGCGATCCCGGCCTCGAAGAATTGCTGCGCGAAGAACTCGGCGATCGGCCGGGGCTGACCGAAAAATCCATGTTCGGCGGCCGGGCCTTCCTGCTGAACGGCAATCTGCTTTGCGGCGCGCGCAGCGACGGCATGCTGATCCGCCTCGGCAGGAGCAATGACGGCTGGGCGCTGGCGCTGCCAGGCGTGATCCAGATGCTATCGGGCGAACGGATAATGCAGGGCTGGGTGCGGGCCACGGCCGAGGTTTACGGCGACGATGCACTGAGACGGCGTTTGCTCGATGGCGCGCTCGCCTATGTGGAATCGCTGCCGGGCAAATAA
- a CDS encoding Zn-dependent hydrolase: MSRNLAVNASRIAEDIVALAEITEAGHPWTRRAFSPLFLEGRTYLEARMKAAGLETRIDAAGNLIGRRTGRKPWLGTIMLGSHSDTVPDGGRFDGIAGVIAALEVARALSDQTIELDHDLEIVDFLAEEVSIFGVSCVGSRAMTGQLPESWLSRVSGDLDLAEGIAQVGGEPGVLGQQKRPDIAGFLELHIEQGPVLEAERKDIGIVTAIAGITRIEITVEGRADHAGTTPMDRRADALVAASQLVLDIRNAAAELATTPGHFAATVGEFRIEPNAANVVPSKVVLLIDGRAEIRADMEAFCRWLDGHVEKLATAYGVTIEAPNRVSDNLPTPGDAGLLSTLETACERVGAKHRRMASGAGHDTAWIAKVAPAAMIFVPCRGGRSHCPDEWADNDDIALGAAVLFEAVREMDTDSKREKANGTHTG; encoded by the coding sequence ATGAGTCGCAATCTTGCCGTCAATGCCAGCCGGATCGCTGAGGATATCGTGGCGCTGGCCGAAATCACCGAGGCGGGACATCCCTGGACGCGGCGGGCCTTCTCGCCGCTCTTTCTCGAAGGCCGGACCTATCTCGAAGCGCGGATGAAGGCGGCCGGACTGGAAACGCGGATCGACGCAGCCGGCAATCTGATCGGCCGGCGCACGGGCCGCAAACCCTGGCTCGGCACGATCATGCTCGGTTCGCATTCCGACACGGTGCCGGACGGCGGCCGCTTCGACGGCATTGCCGGTGTGATTGCGGCGCTTGAGGTGGCGCGCGCGCTCAGCGACCAGACGATCGAGCTCGACCACGATCTGGAGATCGTCGATTTTCTCGCCGAAGAAGTCAGCATCTTCGGCGTCTCCTGCGTCGGCAGCCGCGCCATGACCGGACAATTGCCGGAGTCCTGGCTCTCGCGCGTCAGCGGCGATCTCGACCTTGCCGAGGGCATTGCCCAAGTGGGCGGTGAACCCGGTGTACTGGGGCAGCAGAAGAGGCCGGATATTGCAGGGTTTCTCGAATTGCACATCGAGCAGGGGCCGGTGCTCGAAGCCGAACGGAAGGATATCGGCATCGTCACTGCGATCGCGGGCATCACTCGCATCGAAATCACCGTCGAAGGGCGGGCCGATCATGCCGGCACGACGCCGATGGACCGGCGGGCGGATGCGCTGGTGGCGGCATCGCAGCTGGTGCTCGACATCCGAAACGCCGCCGCTGAACTTGCCACAACGCCGGGGCATTTTGCGGCAACGGTCGGCGAATTCAGGATCGAGCCGAATGCCGCCAATGTCGTGCCGTCGAAGGTCGTGCTGCTGATCGACGGGCGTGCGGAAATCCGCGCCGACATGGAGGCCTTCTGCCGCTGGCTCGACGGCCATGTCGAAAAGCTGGCGACCGCCTACGGCGTGACGATCGAGGCGCCGAACCGGGTGTCCGACAATCTGCCGACGCCGGGCGATGCCGGGCTGCTTTCGACGCTCGAAACCGCCTGCGAGCGGGTCGGCGCGAAACATCGGCGTATGGCGTCGGGTGCCGGACACGACACGGCCTGGATCGCCAAGGTGGCGCCGGCGGCCATGATTTTCGTGCCCTGCCGGGGAGGCCGCAGCCATTGCCCCGACGAATGGGCCGACAACGACGACATCGCACTTGGCGCCGCCGTGCTGTTCGAGGCGGTGCGCGAGATGGACACGGATTCGAAACGGGAGAAGGCCAATGGGACGCATACTGGTTGA
- a CDS encoding aromatic amino acid lyase: MQHERPGIELSGRPLGFAEMVSIGAGKAAISVSATGMARIAIAREIVEDAIASGMPVYGSTTGVGAMKDVEWSADELDTFNLGLVRAHHFGTGTPFSCNVVRNAMAIRVNTALTGQVGCTPELIEAYIRMLEADVIPVVRRTGSIGCADIGLMGQIGAVLTGVGEAVYRGKRMQAAEAFRAAGLEPVRMAPRDSLASLSINAVSFAAAAETTRNAAASIRILLATAMMAAGALGASRDPWKAVRHVGTAREALIGAWLCNASDEWNWPVATHVQDPLSLRMIAQVFGAVIENLLSTGHKILAATGRSDDNPVVVEGRVMTSGGSLPLDVTILLESAALCMAHAARNAFNRCVILGNGQRRDLPVNLVPQGRIATGFGPIIKLAGEIFSRVLSMSHPVSAQSLVVAAGLEDEAAFLPLVIERFERQMQALKRLAALEALLSAQAIDILGDEPKGVAGMLYQVVRKHAAFYIVDRPLSAEVEAIEEELGSDEFLAKLIEQVPIASFDDFFALGSPEPIEELLASRTG, from the coding sequence ATGCAGCACGAACGCCCCGGCATCGAACTTTCCGGACGACCGCTTGGTTTTGCCGAGATGGTGAGCATCGGTGCGGGCAAGGCGGCGATTTCTGTCTCGGCAACCGGCATGGCCCGCATCGCCATCGCCCGCGAGATCGTCGAGGATGCGATCGCTTCCGGCATGCCGGTCTACGGCTCGACGACAGGTGTCGGCGCGATGAAGGATGTGGAGTGGTCGGCCGACGAACTCGACACTTTCAATCTTGGTCTGGTGCGCGCCCATCATTTCGGCACCGGCACGCCGTTTTCCTGCAACGTCGTGCGTAACGCCATGGCGATCCGCGTCAATACGGCGCTGACCGGCCAGGTCGGCTGCACGCCGGAGCTGATCGAGGCCTATATCAGGATGCTGGAGGCCGATGTCATCCCGGTCGTGCGCCGCACCGGCTCGATCGGCTGCGCCGATATCGGCCTGATGGGGCAGATCGGCGCGGTGCTGACCGGCGTCGGCGAAGCCGTCTATCGCGGCAAACGGATGCAGGCGGCCGAAGCCTTCCGGGCCGCGGGACTGGAACCGGTGCGGATGGCGCCTCGCGACAGCCTCGCCTCGCTCAGCATCAATGCGGTGAGCTTTGCCGCAGCTGCGGAAACGACACGCAACGCAGCGGCCTCGATCCGCATCCTGCTGGCGACAGCGATGATGGCCGCCGGCGCGCTCGGCGCCTCCCGCGACCCGTGGAAGGCCGTCCGCCATGTGGGCACGGCGCGCGAGGCGCTGATCGGCGCCTGGCTGTGCAATGCGTCGGACGAATGGAACTGGCCGGTCGCGACGCATGTGCAGGATCCGCTCAGCCTGCGCATGATCGCCCAGGTGTTCGGCGCCGTCATCGAAAACCTGCTGTCGACCGGCCACAAGATCCTTGCCGCCACCGGCCGCTCGGACGACAATCCCGTGGTGGTGGAAGGCAGGGTGATGACGTCGGGCGGATCGCTGCCGCTCGATGTGACCATCCTGCTCGAATCGGCGGCGCTGTGCATGGCGCACGCGGCACGCAACGCCTTCAACCGCTGCGTCATTCTCGGCAATGGCCAGCGGCGCGACCTGCCGGTCAATCTCGTGCCGCAGGGCCGGATCGCCACCGGCTTCGGGCCGATCATCAAGCTTGCCGGCGAGATCTTTTCGCGCGTCTTGTCGATGTCCCATCCCGTTTCGGCGCAGTCGCTGGTCGTTGCGGCCGGCCTGGAGGACGAGGCGGCCTTCCTGCCGCTCGTCATCGAACGCTTCGAGCGTCAGATGCAGGCGCTGAAGCGGCTTGCGGCACTCGAGGCGCTGCTGTCGGCCCAGGCAATCGACATTCTCGGAGACGAACCGAAGGGCGTCGCCGGCATGCTTTACCAGGTCGTGCGCAAACACGCGGCTTTTTATATTGTCGACCGGCCGCTTTCGGCCGAAGTCGAAGCGATCGAGGAAGAGCTCGGATCGGACGAGTTTCTGGCAAAACTGATCGAGCAGGTTCCAATCGCCTCCTTCGACGATTTCTTCGCACTCGGATCGCCGGAGCCCATCGAGGAGCTGCTGGCCAGCCGAACAGGATGA
- the ubiB gene encoding 2-polyprenylphenol 6-hydroxylase — translation MSTFGAYFRLWRVGWVLVREGVVSALPSEGLPPSVALAKSLVAIFERSKAKHQKRSDRLAQAVERLGPSYVKIGQFLATRPDVVGVEFANDLSQLQDRMAFFSSAAAKANIEGSLGRPIGELYASFGEPIAAASIAQVHPAEVETSQGRKKVAVKIVRPGVRQRFAHDIEAMYLVAHMQERFMPSSRRLRPVEVTKTLEQTTKVEMDLRLEAAALSEIAENTERDPGFRVPKVDWERTGRDVITMEWIDGTRMSDVEGLRAAGHDLNLLADTLIQSFLRHTLRDGFFHADMHPGNLFVDADGMIVAVDMGIVGRLGKKERRFLAEILYGFITRDYIRVAEVHFEAGYVPGHHNVESFAQAIRAIGEPIHGQPAETISMGKLLTLLFEVTELFDMATRPELVMLQKTMVVVEGVSRMLNPRFNMWKASEPVVGDWIRNNLGPKRIATDLKDGLKAAVKLAEAVPEIAAKTEKFHHQLLHMSEHGLRFDEETAEAIGKAEARHNRSARIALWVIALTLLYIAWMLS, via the coding sequence ATGAGCACTTTCGGAGCCTATTTCCGCCTTTGGCGCGTCGGCTGGGTGCTTGTGCGTGAGGGCGTCGTGTCGGCGCTTCCTTCCGAAGGCTTGCCGCCTTCGGTCGCGCTCGCCAAATCCCTCGTCGCGATTTTCGAACGAAGCAAGGCAAAGCATCAGAAGCGCAGCGACCGATTGGCGCAGGCAGTCGAGCGGCTGGGCCCCTCCTATGTGAAGATCGGGCAGTTCCTGGCGACGCGGCCGGATGTGGTCGGGGTCGAATTCGCCAACGACCTGTCGCAGCTGCAGGACCGCATGGCCTTCTTTTCCTCGGCTGCCGCCAAGGCAAATATCGAAGGCTCGCTCGGGCGGCCGATCGGCGAACTTTATGCGAGCTTCGGCGAGCCGATCGCCGCCGCCTCGATCGCACAGGTGCATCCGGCCGAAGTCGAGACATCGCAAGGCCGAAAGAAGGTCGCCGTCAAGATCGTGCGACCCGGGGTGCGCCAGCGTTTTGCGCACGACATCGAGGCCATGTACCTCGTCGCTCATATGCAGGAGCGTTTCATGCCGTCGAGCCGGCGGTTGCGGCCGGTCGAGGTGACGAAGACGCTTGAACAGACGACGAAGGTGGAGATGGATCTCCGTCTGGAGGCGGCAGCACTTTCGGAGATCGCCGAAAATACCGAGAGAGATCCCGGTTTCCGCGTCCCGAAGGTCGACTGGGAGCGCACCGGGCGCGACGTCATCACCATGGAGTGGATCGACGGCACGAGGATGTCCGATGTCGAGGGTCTGCGGGCGGCCGGCCACGATCTCAACCTGCTTGCCGATACGCTGATCCAGTCGTTCCTGCGCCACACGCTGCGCGACGGCTTCTTCCATGCCGACATGCATCCGGGCAACCTCTTCGTCGATGCGGACGGCATGATCGTCGCCGTCGACATGGGCATCGTCGGGCGGCTCGGCAAGAAGGAGCGGCGGTTCCTCGCCGAAATCCTCTACGGCTTCATCACCCGCGATTACATTCGCGTCGCCGAGGTGCATTTCGAGGCGGGCTATGTGCCCGGCCACCACAATGTCGAGAGCTTCGCCCAGGCAATCCGCGCCATCGGCGAGCCGATCCATGGACAGCCGGCCGAGACGATCTCGATGGGCAAGCTGCTGACACTGCTGTTCGAAGTGACCGAGCTCTTCGACATGGCGACGCGGCCGGAACTGGTGATGCTGCAGAAGACCATGGTCGTGGTCGAAGGCGTGTCGCGCATGCTCAACCCGCGCTTCAACATGTGGAAGGCATCCGAGCCCGTGGTCGGCGACTGGATTCGCAACAATCTCGGGCCGAAGCGGATCGCTACCGATCTCAAGGACGGGCTGAAGGCGGCGGTCAAGCTTGCCGAAGCCGTGCCGGAAATTGCGGCAAAGACAGAAAAATTCCACCATCAGCTCCTGCATATGAGCGAGCATGGCCTGCGTTTCGACGAGGAGACAGCCGAGGCGATCGGCAAGGCGGAAGCACGGCACAACCGCTCGGCCAGGATCGCGCTGTGGGTCATCGCATTGACGCTTCTCTATATTGCCTGGATGCTGAGCTGA
- a CDS encoding dihydroorotase yields the protein MDFDLVLQGTVVLPDRILEEGYVAARGGKIAEIGFGAPPAARERHLLGKALIMPGAIDAQVHSLSQKDQEDFIWSTRSAAAGGVTTIVDMPYDEGNLVCSAAAVKRKIDHAGPQARVDFALYGTVDPEEGPARIGEMVEAGVAAFKFSTFGTDPKRFPRIPPALLDACFAAIAPTGLTAGVHNEDDEAVRSYMEQVKASGITDWRAHGLSRPAITELLAMHTIFETGANTGCPSHVVHCSLGRGYDIARAYRRDGFAATVECCIHYLTLDEENDVKRLGGKAKINPPLRPRAEVEKLWRKVADGDVWLVSTDHVSWSENRKTNPDMLANASGVPGLEVMVPLFVKGAIERGIPLTWAARLMAENPAKHFRLDHIKGALTPGKDADIAVLEPRDSIYDASASGNNVASWSPYNGIALPWTVAATYLRGEKVAEGGKVLAKPGTGRFVRPPPRHIVAGASA from the coding sequence ATGGACTTCGATCTCGTTCTGCAGGGCACGGTGGTGCTGCCGGACCGCATCCTCGAAGAGGGCTATGTCGCCGCCCGCGGCGGCAAGATCGCCGAAATCGGCTTCGGCGCGCCGCCCGCAGCGCGCGAGCGGCATCTGCTCGGCAAAGCGCTGATCATGCCCGGCGCGATCGACGCCCAGGTGCACTCGCTTTCCCAGAAGGATCAGGAGGATTTCATCTGGTCGACGCGCTCGGCGGCGGCCGGCGGCGTCACGACGATCGTCGACATGCCCTATGACGAGGGCAATCTTGTCTGCTCGGCCGCGGCAGTGAAAAGGAAGATCGACCATGCCGGCCCGCAGGCGCGCGTCGACTTCGCGCTTTACGGCACCGTCGATCCGGAGGAAGGCCCGGCGCGGATCGGCGAGATGGTCGAGGCCGGTGTCGCCGCCTTCAAGTTTTCCACCTTCGGCACCGATCCGAAGCGTTTTCCGCGCATACCCCCGGCCCTGCTCGACGCCTGCTTTGCGGCCATCGCTCCGACGGGGCTGACGGCAGGCGTGCACAATGAGGATGACGAGGCGGTGCGCAGCTACATGGAGCAGGTAAAGGCGAGCGGCATCACCGACTGGCGGGCGCACGGCCTGTCGCGACCTGCAATCACCGAACTCCTGGCGATGCACACGATCTTCGAAACGGGCGCCAATACCGGCTGCCCCTCGCATGTCGTGCATTGCTCGCTCGGGCGCGGCTACGATATCGCCCGGGCCTACCGCCGCGACGGTTTTGCGGCGACCGTCGAATGCTGCATCCATTATCTGACGCTTGATGAAGAGAACGATGTGAAGCGCCTGGGCGGCAAGGCGAAGATTAATCCGCCGCTGCGGCCGCGCGCCGAGGTGGAGAAGCTCTGGCGGAAGGTGGCCGACGGCGATGTCTGGCTGGTTTCGACCGATCACGTCAGCTGGTCGGAGAACCGCAAGACCAATCCCGACATGCTCGCCAACGCATCCGGCGTGCCGGGTCTCGAGGTCATGGTGCCGCTTTTTGTCAAAGGCGCCATAGAACGCGGCATTCCACTGACTTGGGCGGCCCGGCTGATGGCGGAAAATCCGGCGAAACATTTCCGACTCGACCATATCAAGGGGGCGCTGACGCCGGGCAAGGATGCCGATATCGCCGTGCTCGAACCGCGCGACAGCATCTATGATGCATCGGCAAGCGGCAACAATGTCGCCAGCTGGAGCCCCTATAACGGCATTGCCTTGCCGTGGACGGTTGCGGCCACCTATCTGCGCGGCGAAAAGGTCGCCGAAGGCGGCAAGGTGCTGGCCAAGCCCGGCACCGGCCGGTTCGTCCGGCCGCCGCCGCGCCACATCGTTGCGGGAGCCAGCGCATGA
- the rpsT gene encoding 30S ribosomal protein S20: MANTTSAKKATRKIARRTDVNKARRSRVRTFVRQVEEAIASGDADKARAAFLAVQPELARAASKGVLHSNTASRKVSRLAARVKALSVSATA; encoded by the coding sequence ATGGCCAATACAACTTCGGCGAAAAAAGCGACCCGCAAGATCGCCCGCCGTACCGACGTCAATAAGGCTCGTCGCTCGCGCGTTCGCACTTTCGTTCGCCAGGTCGAAGAGGCTATCGCATCCGGTGACGCCGACAAGGCGAGGGCCGCTTTCCTGGCCGTTCAGCCGGAGCTTGCTCGCGCCGCCAGCAAGGGAGTGCTGCACTCGAACACGGCATCGCGCAAGGTCTCGCGCCTGGCCGCTCGTGTGAAGGCTCTTTCGGTCTCCGCGACCGCGTAA
- the mutM gene encoding bifunctional DNA-formamidopyrimidine glycosylase/DNA-(apurinic or apyrimidinic site) lyase — MPELPEVETVRRGLAPAMEGARVARLELRRRDLRFPFPDALADRVSGRTIVGLGRRAKYLLVDLDDGNTLISHLGMSGSFRIEEGAGSATPGEFHHARSKDEKHDHVVFHLEGSGGPRRVIYNDPRRFGFMDMVGRADLAAHPFFRDLGPEPTGNELGAAYLAERFRDKAQPLKSALLDQKNIAGLGNIYVCEALWRSHLSPIRAAGTLVTPGGKPKERLGLLVASIRDVIAVAIAAGGSSLRDHIQTDGSLGYFQHSFSVYDREGQACGTPGCGGTVARIVQAGRSTFYCAACQK, encoded by the coding sequence ATGCCGGAATTGCCAGAAGTCGAAACGGTCAGACGCGGGCTGGCGCCGGCGATGGAGGGGGCTCGTGTCGCAAGGCTGGAGCTGCGCCGCAGGGATTTGCGGTTCCCCTTTCCCGATGCCTTGGCGGACAGGGTGTCCGGCCGCACCATCGTCGGGCTTGGCCGCCGCGCCAAATATCTGCTGGTCGACCTCGACGACGGCAACACGTTGATTTCCCATCTCGGCATGTCCGGTTCGTTTCGCATCGAAGAAGGCGCCGGCTCGGCCACGCCGGGAGAATTCCACCATGCCCGCTCGAAGGACGAGAAGCACGATCACGTCGTCTTTCATCTGGAAGGTTCAGGTGGCCCGCGCCGCGTTATCTATAACGATCCGCGCCGTTTCGGTTTCATGGATATGGTGGGGCGTGCCGATCTCGCCGCCCATCCCTTCTTCCGCGATCTCGGCCCGGAGCCGACGGGAAACGAACTTGGCGCCGCCTATCTTGCCGAACGCTTTCGCGACAAGGCGCAGCCGCTGAAGAGCGCGCTTCTCGACCAGAAGAACATCGCCGGTCTCGGCAATATATATGTCTGCGAGGCGCTGTGGCGTTCGCATCTTTCGCCGATCCGCGCCGCCGGCACCCTGGTGACGCCGGGCGGCAAACCGAAGGAAAGACTCGGCCTGCTCGTCGCCTCGATCCGCGACGTCATCGCCGTTGCGATCGCCGCCGGCGGATCGTCGCTGCGCGACCACATCCAAACCGACGGATCGCTCGGCTATTTCCAGCATTCCTTCTCCGTCTATGATCGCGAAGGTCAGGCTTGCGGCACGCCCGGCTGCGGCGGTACGGTCGCCCGTATTGTGCAGGCGGGTCGCTCCACCTTCTATTGCGCCGCCTGTCAGAAATAA
- a CDS encoding enoyl-CoA hydratase: MAYETLIVETRGNVGLVTLNRPQALNALNSTVLKELKAAYAAFHADEAISAIVITGSERAFAAGADIKEMQSLQFADIYKSDFISGWDDIAKARKPVIAAVSGFALGGGCELAMMCDFIIASETAKFGQPEITLGVIPGMGGSQRLTRAVGKAKAMDLVLTGRMMDAAEAERSGLVSRVVAPERLLDEALAAAEKIASLSQPSVMMAKEAVNRAFETTLDEGLRFERRLFHSLFATDDQKEGMAAFVEKRKPAFKHR, from the coding sequence ATGGCTTACGAAACCCTGATCGTCGAAACCCGAGGCAATGTCGGCCTCGTCACGCTGAACCGCCCGCAGGCGCTGAATGCATTGAATTCCACCGTCCTCAAGGAATTGAAGGCGGCCTACGCCGCCTTCCATGCCGACGAGGCGATCAGCGCGATCGTCATCACCGGCTCCGAACGCGCCTTTGCCGCCGGCGCCGATATCAAGGAGATGCAGTCGCTCCAGTTCGCCGACATCTATAAGAGTGATTTCATCAGCGGCTGGGACGACATCGCCAAGGCGCGCAAGCCGGTCATCGCCGCCGTCAGCGGCTTTGCCCTCGGCGGCGGCTGCGAACTGGCCATGATGTGCGATTTCATCATCGCCTCGGAGACAGCGAAATTCGGCCAGCCGGAAATCACCCTCGGCGTCATCCCCGGCATGGGCGGCTCGCAGCGGCTGACGCGCGCCGTCGGCAAGGCGAAGGCGATGGATCTTGTCCTGACTGGCCGGATGATGGATGCGGCGGAAGCCGAACGATCCGGACTCGTTTCGCGTGTGGTGGCGCCCGAGCGTCTTCTCGACGAGGCGCTTGCCGCAGCGGAAAAGATTGCCTCGCTATCGCAGCCCTCGGTGATGATGGCCAAGGAGGCGGTCAACCGTGCCTTCGAGACGACGCTGGATGAGGGGCTCCGCTTCGAGCGCCGCCTGTTTCACAGTCTCTTTGCCACCGATGATCAGAAAGAAGGCATGGCGGCCTTTGTCGAGAAGCGCAAACCTGCCTTTAAGCACCGTTGA
- the ubiE gene encoding bifunctional demethylmenaquinone methyltransferase/2-methoxy-6-polyprenyl-1,4-benzoquinol methylase UbiE translates to MSESRTSADGGMETSYGFREVPGGEKQGLVNQVFHKVAKRYDIMNDVMSMGMHRVWKDAMIAALNPRKEPGYKVLDVAGGTGDIAFRIVEASGRQAHATVLDINGSMLGVGAERAEKKKLSGNLTFVEANAEELPFEAASFDAYTIAFGIRNVPRIDVALAEAYRVLKRGGRLLVLEFSEVDMPLLDTIYDAWSFNAIPQFGKAITGDAEPYQYLVESIRKFPNQENFAAMIRQAGFSRVSYTNYTGGIAALHSGWKL, encoded by the coding sequence ATGTCAGAAAGCCGCACTTCCGCCGATGGCGGCATGGAGACCTCCTACGGCTTTCGCGAGGTGCCCGGCGGCGAGAAGCAGGGCCTGGTCAACCAGGTGTTCCACAAGGTCGCCAAACGCTATGACATCATGAACGACGTCATGTCGATGGGCATGCACCGCGTCTGGAAGGATGCGATGATCGCCGCGCTCAATCCGCGCAAGGAGCCGGGCTACAAGGTGCTCGACGTTGCCGGCGGCACCGGCGACATCGCCTTTCGCATCGTCGAGGCTTCGGGCCGACAGGCGCATGCCACCGTGCTCGACATCAACGGCTCGATGCTCGGCGTCGGCGCCGAGCGGGCGGAAAAGAAGAAGCTTTCCGGCAATCTGACCTTCGTCGAGGCGAATGCCGAGGAACTGCCCTTCGAGGCTGCCAGCTTCGACGCCTATACGATCGCCTTCGGCATCCGCAACGTGCCGCGGATCGATGTCGCGCTGGCTGAGGCCTATCGTGTGCTGAAGCGCGGCGGCCGGCTGCTGGTCCTGGAGTTTTCCGAAGTCGACATGCCGCTGCTCGACACAATCTACGACGCCTGGTCGTTCAACGCCATTCCGCAATTCGGCAAGGCGATCACCGGCGATGCCGAGCCCTACCAGTATCTGGTGGAATCGATCCGCAAATTCCCGAACCAGGAGAATTTCGCGGCGATGATCCGCCAAGCCGGCTTTTCGCGCGTCAGCTACACCAATTATACCGGCGGCATCGCCGCACTGCATTCCGGCTGGAAGCTCTGA